A DNA window from Linepithema humile isolate Giens D197 chromosome 6, Lhum_UNIL_v1.0, whole genome shotgun sequence contains the following coding sequences:
- the LOC137000742 gene encoding DNA-directed RNA polymerase II subunit RPB2-like: MSKSLEMRNVHPSTNGWLDPSNTTDHGPNVGLIKSLNVGIRITLGIERLVRPVMVVEKGSIVCQEYYNDIMNDKEVLNDFYLFMQKYPHVVEFIDVEQRRMTGARVTLGDAQQKHTLSGMSRDNFNKFDNTLNLSLPFEIPCITNDTLQLSNLIHRGFGVHLMVAVMSWKAMNLEDSIILSSSCYKSGKLSVISTTKYRSEVPVLGLNSPLPSRLIHSHKKLEATGLPRIGTILEKDDAMHKHIDCRFKSAENFNIKSNISFDVSDGLSTNYPVRVERIRKEGNSNIVIKYLLSSFRYKEIGDKMTNQAAQKGTIGCIIDNDMLPHTINGVTPDIIINSVSIISRKTFNFYNQIKLTSSYSSNPFGDNEGSIKLINYQPLTNTGLDSYHSQIINRYKRYNDNLTDEEYDEKAFCLVDLYNPYTHELIKCDGGNKHFMGMEYYLLLTQMAIQKITVRNRGKKTKLLQAPSGKKRQGGIRFGEMEGDGIACHGASDVLLSLLSDSVEDRIKSFICTRCGDFATHEREKL; encoded by the exons ATGAGTAAGTCTTTAGAAATGAGAAATGTTCATCCATCAACAAACGGATGGCTTGATCCTAGCAATACAACAGATCATGGTCCAAATGTTGGCCTCATAAAATCCTTGAATGTCGGA ATAAGAATTACATTAGGAATAGAGAGGTTGGTACGACCTGTTATGGTAGTAGAAAAAGGATCCATAGTGTGCCAAGAATATTACAATGATATTATGAACGACAAAGAAGTGCTTAATGACTTTTACTTATTCATGCAGAAATATCCGCATGTTGTAGAATTTATTGACGTCGAACAAA GGAGAATGACAGGAGCAAGAGTTACATTGGGAGACGCTCAACAGAAGCATACGTTATCAGGAATGTCTAGAGACaacttcaataaatttgataatacattGAATTTATCTCTTCCGTTTGAAATTCCGTGTATAACCAACGATACTTTGCagctttcaaatttaatccaCAGAGGATTTGGAGTTCATCTAATGGTAGCTGTTATGTCATGGAAAGCTATGAATTTGGAAGATTCTATCATATTAAGCTCGAGTTGTTACAAATCGGGAAAATTAAGCGTGATTTCAACCACAAAGTATAGATCAGAAGTCCCTGTTCTAGGTTTAAATTCCCCTCTTCCTTCAAGATTGATTCATTCTCACAAGAAACTTGAAGCAACCGGGCTCCCTAGAATTGGAACTATACTTGAGAAAGATGATGCTATGCACAAACATATAGATTGTAGATTTAAAAGTGCTGAAAATTTCAACATCAAGTCAAATATATCGTTTGATGTGTCAGATGGATTATCTACAAATTATCCTGTTAGAGTAGAACGAATaaggaaagaaggaaacagtaatatagttataaaatatctcttgagTAGTTTCAGATATAAAGAGATAGGAGATAAAATGACAAACCAGGCAGCCCAAAAAGGTACTATAGGATGTATTATTGATAACGATATGTTGCCTCATACTATTAATGGGGTAACTccggatataattataaacagcgtttctattatatctaggaaaacatttaatttctacaatcaGATAAAACTTACCAGTAGTTATTCTTCGAATCCTTTCGGAGACAACGAGGGaagtattaaacttataaattatcaacctTTGACAAATACAGGATTAGATTCTTATcattctcaaataataaatagatacaagagatataatgataatctTACAGACGAGGAGTATGATGAAAAGGCATTTTGTTTGGTTGATCTATACAATCCTTATACACacgaattgataaaatgtgatggtggaaataaacattttatgggTATGGAGTATTACCTATTACTCACTCAGATGGCTATTCAGAAAATAACAGTGAGAAACAGAGGAAAGAAGACAAAATTACTTCAAGCACctagtggaaaaaaaagacaaggaGGAATAAGATTCGGAGAAATGGAGGGAGACGGAATTGCGTGCCATGGAGCTTCAGATGTATTACTCTCTTTACTATCAGATTCAGTGGAAGACAGAATTAAATCGTTTATATGTACTAGATGCGGAGATTTCGCAACTCATGAGA gggaaaaattataa